Part of the Polyangiaceae bacterium genome, AGGAGCAGATCCTCGATCAGGGCGTGCTGCTCATCAACATGCAGATGGGCGGCATGCTCATCGGCGGCATCCTCTGGGGCGTCCTGGGTGACAAGCGCGGGCGCGTCTCGGTGCTGTTCGGCTCCATCTTCATGTACTCGGTGGCGAACATCGCCAACGGCTTCGTGCAGACGGTCCCGCAGTACGCGGCGCTGCGCCTGATCGCCGGCGTCGGTCTGGCCGGCGAGCTCGGCGCGGGCATCACGCTGGTCAGCGAGATCATGCACCGCGAGTCCCGCGGTTACGGCACGACCATCGTCGCCACCATCGGCATCCTGGGCGCCGTCGTCGCCGCGCTGATCGGCGACTTCTTCGACTGGCGGACCGCGTACTTCGTCGGCGGCGGCATGGGCCTCGCGCTCCTGCTCCTGCGCGTCGGCCTCTACGAGTCCGGCATGTTCGCCGGCGTGAAGGCCTCCGGCGTCAAGCTCGGCAGCTTCTCGAGCCTGTTCTCCACGTTCGCGCGGGCGAAGAAGTACCTCGCGGTGATCCTGGTGGGCGTCCCCATCTGGTTCGCGGTCGGCGTGCTGGTGACGTTCGCGCCGGAGCTCGGCAAGGCCATGGGCATGAGCGAGGCTCCCGCGCCCGGCCGCGCCGTGATGATGACCTACATCGGCCTGGCCGCGGGGGATCTGGCCAGCGGCGCGCTCTCCCAGCTCCTCAGGAGCCGCAAGCGCGTGCTCGGAGGCTTCATCGGCCTCACGGCCCTGGCCTTCGTCGTCTACTTCACGCTGGCGAAGACCTCGCTCACCACGTTCTACGGGGTCTGCCTCCTGCTCGGCTTCGCCACCGGCTACTGGGCGGTGTTCGTGACCATGGCCTCGGAGCTCTTCGGCACGAACATCCGCGCGACGGTGACCACGACCGCTCCGAACTTCGTGCGCGGCGCCGTGGTCCTGCTCACCTTCGGTTTCAAGCAGCTGAAGGA contains:
- a CDS encoding MFS transporter, which encodes MRPEAKQAPVALTVLVAALGYFVDIYDLILFSIVRVKSLAAIGVPKEQILDQGVLLINMQMGGMLIGGILWGVLGDKRGRVSVLFGSIFMYSVANIANGFVQTVPQYAALRLIAGVGLAGELGAGITLVSEIMHRESRGYGTTIVATIGILGAVVAALIGDFFDWRTAYFVGGGMGLALLLLRVGLYESGMFAGVKASGVKLGSFSSLFSTFARAKKYLAVILVGVPIWFAVGVLVTFAPELGKAMGMSEAPAPGRAVMMTYIGLAAGDLASGALSQLLRSRKRVLGGFIGLTALAFVVYFTLAKTSLTTFYGVCLLLGFATGYWAVFVTMASELFGTNIRATVTTTAPNFVRGAVVLLTFGFKQLKDPLGVVGSAIAVGVVTLLIAVVSLLALEETFGKSLDYVEE